A single Paracholeplasma manati DNA region contains:
- the glyA gene encoding serine hydroxymethyltransferase, translating to MLKDTAVLEAIRLEQQRQEEHIELIASENFVSEAILRLQGSVLTNKYAEGYPGKRYYSGCEHVDVVETLAIERVKQLFHAQYANVQPHSGSQANMAAIRALIKPGDKILGLGLSDGGHLTHGYKLSFSGMDYVGTTYGVDRETETLNYDQILEIAKREQPQLIIAGASAYPRVIDFQKFREIADAVGAKLLVDMAHIAGLIAAGVHPNPMPYAHAVTSTTHKTLRGPRGGIILTNDPDLAKKIDKEVFPGIQGGPLMHVIAAKATAFYEALDPSFITYQQQVVKNAQALANKLQSLGYRIVSGGTDNHLMLVDVKASIGMTGKQAADILSSVNITCNKNNIPFDPEKPMVTSGIRLGTPAVTTRGLIESDIEQVAILMDKALRGYQNLEVLNEVKESVISLMNRFPIYQSL from the coding sequence ATGCTAAAAGATACAGCCGTATTAGAAGCCATTCGTCTTGAACAACAAAGACAAGAAGAACACATTGAACTCATCGCTTCAGAAAACTTTGTTTCGGAAGCCATCCTTCGTTTACAAGGGTCTGTACTAACCAATAAGTATGCGGAAGGTTATCCAGGTAAACGATATTATTCAGGCTGTGAACATGTGGACGTGGTTGAAACTTTAGCCATTGAACGCGTCAAACAATTGTTCCATGCCCAATATGCCAACGTCCAACCACATTCTGGATCTCAAGCTAATATGGCGGCGATTCGCGCATTAATCAAACCAGGAGATAAGATCCTTGGGTTGGGTTTATCCGATGGTGGACACCTCACTCATGGTTACAAACTCTCATTTTCAGGGATGGATTATGTGGGGACAACCTACGGGGTTGACCGGGAAACAGAAACACTCAATTACGATCAAATCTTAGAGATTGCGAAAAGAGAACAACCACAACTCATCATTGCAGGTGCTAGTGCTTACCCACGCGTCATCGATTTCCAAAAATTCAGAGAAATCGCCGATGCTGTCGGTGCGAAACTGCTCGTCGATATGGCACACATCGCTGGATTGATTGCGGCAGGGGTTCATCCAAATCCGATGCCATATGCACATGCAGTGACATCAACCACCCACAAAACCTTACGAGGTCCGAGGGGTGGAATCATATTAACCAACGATCCTGACCTAGCCAAGAAGATTGATAAAGAAGTCTTCCCAGGTATTCAAGGTGGCCCACTCATGCATGTGATTGCTGCCAAAGCAACCGCATTCTATGAAGCTTTAGACCCAAGTTTCATCACGTATCAACAACAAGTCGTCAAAAACGCTCAAGCGTTAGCCAATAAACTTCAAAGCTTAGGTTATCGCATCGTTTCAGGCGGAACAGACAACCATTTGATGCTCGTCGATGTCAAAGCATCCATTGGTATGACCGGTAAACAAGCTGCAGATATCCTATCTTCAGTCAACATTACCTGCAACAAAAACAACATTCCATTTGACCCAGAAAAACCAATGGTCACTTCAGGGATCCGTTTAGGAACACCTGCAGTCACTACCCGTGGGTTAATAGAATCGGACATCGAACAAGTAGCTATTTTAATGGATAAAGCATTAAGAGGCTATCAGAATTTAGAAGTATTAAACGAAGTAAAAGAGTCTGTCATTTCATTGATGAATCGATTTCCGATTTATCAGTCATTATAA
- a CDS encoding RnfABCDGE type electron transport complex subunit C, with product MIEKTRHIPDGKKERKNQPVSHYLEAEYLYFPTTDLRCPAGESCVIDGQYVKVGELIGTRHGGFFDQPIHSTVSGYVVGFEKKVHSSGQTVDCLIVKNDKKYVLHESCVSRTDEEIAALTKEDYIQIIKDSGLSGLGGSGFPTYVKLETKNKIDVIVANGVECEPHLISDYKLILERAHRIIEGLTYAMRAQGAKRGVVAVKKKYPELYEVLENARHSFMDFDIEIKRVGNHYPQGWEIETIKAATGIQVPVGKMPSEYGVCVFNVATLYGFYRAVKRRMPITERFVTISGNGIKTERNFSVRIGTPVRDLIEMCGGYTENDKNKVVICGGPMMGTNLQSDDLIVTKTVTSLIVLDEEPIKTEPCIHCASCVYSCPVDLQPVQIMNAYKERDKDALAVLNVNKCIECGLCSFTCPSKIHLTETMRQAKRFIRK from the coding sequence ATGATTGAGAAAACAAGACACATTCCCGACGGGAAAAAAGAAAGAAAGAATCAGCCAGTCAGTCACTACCTAGAAGCAGAATACTTATATTTTCCGACCACAGATTTACGCTGCCCAGCCGGCGAATCCTGTGTTATCGATGGACAATATGTTAAAGTAGGCGAACTTATTGGTACAAGACACGGTGGCTTTTTCGATCAACCAATCCATTCAACCGTGAGCGGTTATGTGGTAGGGTTTGAAAAGAAAGTGCATTCGTCAGGTCAAACTGTCGACTGCCTCATCGTTAAAAACGATAAGAAGTACGTATTACATGAATCCTGTGTTTCTAGAACCGATGAAGAAATCGCGGCTTTAACCAAAGAAGATTACATTCAAATCATCAAAGATTCAGGACTTTCGGGTTTAGGTGGATCAGGTTTCCCAACTTATGTAAAACTTGAAACAAAAAATAAAATCGATGTCATTGTCGCCAATGGGGTAGAATGTGAACCACACCTCATTTCAGATTATAAATTAATTCTTGAACGCGCACACAGAATCATCGAAGGCCTTACTTATGCCATGCGTGCTCAAGGCGCTAAACGTGGTGTGGTAGCGGTTAAGAAAAAATATCCAGAACTTTATGAAGTCTTGGAAAATGCTCGACACAGTTTTATGGATTTTGATATCGAAATCAAACGTGTTGGCAACCATTACCCACAAGGATGGGAAATCGAAACCATCAAAGCAGCTACAGGTATTCAAGTACCAGTAGGCAAAATGCCTTCTGAATATGGCGTGTGTGTATTTAATGTCGCAACCCTTTATGGATTTTATCGTGCGGTTAAACGCAGAATGCCAATCACTGAACGCTTTGTTACCATTTCCGGGAACGGGATTAAGACCGAAAGAAACTTCTCAGTACGTATCGGTACCCCAGTGAGAGACCTCATTGAAATGTGCGGTGGTTATACTGAAAACGATAAGAATAAAGTGGTTATTTGTGGTGGACCGATGATGGGTACCAACCTACAAAGCGATGATTTAATTGTTACCAAGACAGTAACCTCACTCATCGTATTAGATGAAGAACCGATCAAAACAGAACCTTGTATCCACTGTGCATCTTGTGTATACTCATGCCCAGTCGATTTACAACCAGTTCAAATCATGAATGCTTATAAAGAAAGAGATAAAGACGCCCTTGCCGTGCTCAATGTCAACAAATGTATCGAATGTGGTTTGTGTTCATTCACTTGCCCATCTAAGATTCATTTGACAGAAACCATGAGACAAGCGAAACGCTTTATTAGAAAATAG